From the Gallaecimonas mangrovi genome, one window contains:
- a CDS encoding flippase, whose protein sequence is MKNLSWLFFEKILRIISGVFVGALVARYLGPNNFGVFSYSQSLVILVSSIASLGLDGIVFRELVRNRDKVKDIVATCSALKMLGFVLMTIAITFYFLLFKNELDIENLVYIIAISYFFQSLNTIDLYFQSERKNDISVAFKVLGLFLSILFKISLIYFNAPLVYFGWTLVLESAITYIGLSFAFFNRRLDIKGTLHFNLTLALEFLKNSWPLIFTGAVVMVQARIDQVMLKHYLGDYEVGLYSSSLKIVEMFAFLPLILKTAFYPKISLRWHEDKEENKRVMLDYYRLNFLIFLITGFSLLLLSSYIISILYGNEFKGAGILLALMSFRLFFTNFGVSRSIFILNENMLKYSFFTEGVGTIINIILNVIFIPKFGAIGAILTTFVSYAFSIFIIDLISSPTRDNALLMLKSIFSFWKCNFKGFLN, encoded by the coding sequence ATGAAAAATCTCTCTTGGTTATTTTTTGAAAAAATTTTAAGAATTATATCTGGTGTTTTTGTAGGCGCTTTGGTCGCAAGATATTTAGGGCCTAATAACTTTGGTGTATTTAGCTACAGTCAATCGCTTGTCATCTTAGTGTCTTCTATTGCTAGTCTTGGTTTAGATGGCATTGTGTTTCGTGAGCTAGTTAGAAATAGGGATAAAGTAAAAGATATTGTCGCTACATGCTCGGCGTTGAAGATGTTGGGTTTTGTTTTGATGACTATAGCTATTACTTTTTACTTTTTACTTTTTAAAAATGAACTGGATATAGAAAATTTAGTTTACATAATAGCTATTAGCTACTTCTTTCAGTCATTAAATACAATTGATTTATATTTTCAGTCAGAAAGAAAAAATGATATTAGTGTTGCTTTTAAAGTGTTGGGGCTTTTTCTTTCAATTTTATTTAAGATCTCATTAATTTATTTTAATGCTCCTTTGGTTTATTTCGGATGGACTCTAGTTCTTGAGTCTGCGATAACTTACATCGGACTCAGCTTTGCTTTCTTCAACAGGCGACTTGATATCAAAGGTACTCTGCATTTTAATTTAACATTAGCATTAGAATTTTTAAAAAACAGCTGGCCTTTAATATTTACAGGGGCTGTTGTTATGGTGCAGGCAAGAATTGATCAAGTAATGCTTAAACATTATCTGGGTGATTATGAAGTAGGTCTATATAGCTCTTCTCTTAAAATTGTTGAAATGTTTGCTTTTCTACCTTTAATTTTAAAAACAGCTTTTTATCCTAAAATTTCATTAAGATGGCATGAGGATAAAGAAGAAAATAAAAGAGTTATGCTAGATTATTACAGGCTTAACTTTTTAATTTTCTTAATAACGGGTTTTTCACTTCTTCTCCTTTCTAGTTATATTATTAGCATACTTTATGGGAATGAATTTAAAGGTGCTGGAATATTATTAGCCTTAATGTCATTTCGACTTTTTTTTACAAATTTCGGTGTGAGTAGGTCTATTTTTATTTTGAACGAAAATATGCTGAAGTATTCTTTTTTTACTGAAGGGGTTGGTACTATTATAAATATAATATTGAATGTTATATTTATACCAAAGTTTGGCGCGATCGGTGCGATTCTTACGACATTTGTTTCATACGCTTTTAGCATTTTCATTATTGATTTAATAAGTAGTCCCACACGAGACAACGCCTTACTTATGTTGAAATCTATCTTCTCTTTCTGGAAATGTAATTTTAAAGGGTTTTTAAATTGA
- a CDS encoding Wzz/FepE/Etk N-terminal domain-containing protein: MNEEKEFFKNKMMTHNTNVRPLKEGEVDLKDLFILLWRSKVLILIISAVCAIGGYITSKFMPEKYQSQALISPVSTDQNSSSIMGQLGSIASIAGLSMGTTGTVDQTTLALQILQSRQFISNFILKHKILATLMATNSWDAKRNSFEYNLNIYNPKNEIWLKNKNGMSLKPSLVSATNYFLNKVMTVAPDSEASGMTTVSVSFYSPVICRQWVEWLISDLNETMRMRDMKDAKNSIAYLNGQLESTTVADTRAMLYQLIEQKTTTLMLTQVRREYAFQTVDPAVTAEHPSSPKPKLALIVGFILGLFLSVLYVLIRNAIKRD, translated from the coding sequence ATGAATGAAGAAAAAGAATTTTTTAAAAATAAAATGATGACACATAATACGAATGTGAGACCCTTAAAAGAGGGGGAGGTTGACCTAAAGGATCTTTTTATCTTACTTTGGAGAAGCAAAGTATTGATCTTAATTATTTCCGCTGTATGTGCTATCGGTGGATATATCACTTCAAAATTTATGCCCGAAAAATATCAATCCCAGGCTCTAATTTCCCCTGTATCCACAGACCAGAATTCATCGTCCATCATGGGCCAGTTAGGAAGTATTGCATCTATTGCTGGTTTATCTATGGGGACAACAGGAACTGTTGATCAAACAACATTGGCTTTGCAAATTCTTCAATCTCGGCAATTTATAAGTAATTTTATTCTTAAACATAAAATTTTAGCTACACTGATGGCCACTAACTCATGGGATGCCAAAAGAAATTCATTCGAATATAACTTAAATATATACAATCCTAAAAATGAAATCTGGTTGAAAAATAAAAATGGCATGTCTTTAAAACCTTCACTTGTCAGTGCTACTAATTACTTCCTAAATAAAGTGATGACAGTTGCTCCGGATAGTGAAGCCTCCGGGATGACAACTGTTAGTGTAAGTTTCTACTCTCCGGTTATATGTAGACAATGGGTTGAGTGGTTAATCTCCGATCTTAATGAAACAATGCGCATGCGTGACATGAAAGATGCTAAAAATAGTATTGCTTATTTAAATGGACAGCTAGAAAGCACCACTGTCGCAGATACAAGAGCTATGCTTTATCAGTTAATTGAACAGAAAACTACGACGCTAATGTTGACTCAAGTTCGAAGAGAGTATGCTTTTCAAACAGTGGATCCGGCTGTAACTGCTGAGCATCCTTCAAGCCCTAAGCCAAAACTGGCGCTAATTGTTGGGTTTATATTAGGGCTGTTTCTAAGCGTATTATATGTTCTGATTAGAAATGCAATAAAAAGAGACTAA
- a CDS encoding SLBB domain-containing protein produces the protein MFKKFGLFLLTLVVWGTASAASLSTSSISPAMIQQFQNMSTSQQQALAQQYGIDLSSLTGGSSGSSSSGASSQGVQQTQSSVLQQRQLNQQMLQQQQSQNTDNGTDKPKRFGMNLFDADVSMFAPVDTASVPDDYVVGPNDVIDLILYGKESQEQSLTVSRDGTINLPDLGPIKVGGLTFGEVKKVVKAKVKDEMIGQSVAISLSTMRNISVFVAGEAKYPGSYSLPALTTVTQALFVAGGVSDIGSLRHIVIKRGGKTVRHFDLYDLLLKGDASDDIRLQSGDVVFIPPYTGLAEVKGEVRRPALYELNKNDTLGDLLAMAGGADSDAYPQSSVLERINGQNLRDIQNVNLTNKKALDEKVRGGDVLRVGATSDQATNAIVLAGAVVRPGKYAWHQGMHVNDLIRSLWGDLRLSADLDYALVIRQVNALGDIQVHQFQLGNAVTKPSSKDNLTLQPKDIVLVFNYDDDNINRKDLNDYITQDLQPVLTASSDQRWLTGDLMSNGFQYIQDNNDKKKQDVNSVAGMNIDDAATAKQQQDAANQMTTQKTQQLADGTVVTTNTTSGSSDTGLSQDEQQSTLSDEVNHLLSNIYTDPKLIALTPEMKRQELLYPVMAKLNAQARNGAPLQVVSITGDVKVPGKYPLSVNGDITGLVKAAGGLSASAYYGRAELTRAKGNNKDLNGITVTHKAIDLENAMKGGNDNVALVSRDNLNIFATPDWQVDRTVEIRGEVRFPGSYTIHRGETLHDVIQRAGGVTQYAFVDGAVFTRKQVQEREQIQVNKLIEQLRSTVATRALSSNTTTISYQDATNMIGELQNIKPVGRLVIDLPDILSGDKAADMQAEDGDILYIPRKTTTISVVGEVQYASSHRFKKGLNVEDYLNLSGGFRKRADESRVYVIRADGSVMIPNQSHSWFTSNDDSQLKPGDTIVVPLDTEYQDNLKTWSSVTSIIYQSAVALAAISSL, from the coding sequence GTGTTTAAGAAATTTGGGCTTTTCCTTTTAACGCTGGTGGTGTGGGGGACGGCATCCGCCGCGTCCCTATCAACATCGTCGATTTCACCAGCGATGATTCAGCAGTTTCAAAACATGTCCACTTCCCAACAGCAGGCTTTGGCTCAGCAATATGGTATTGATTTATCAAGCCTGACTGGCGGTTCATCTGGTAGCTCCTCCAGTGGCGCCTCTTCACAAGGTGTTCAGCAGACCCAAAGTTCGGTTCTGCAGCAGCGTCAGCTTAACCAACAGATGCTACAACAGCAGCAATCCCAGAATACTGATAATGGTACCGACAAGCCTAAGCGCTTTGGCATGAATTTATTTGATGCCGACGTCAGTATGTTTGCCCCTGTTGATACTGCTTCTGTACCCGATGATTACGTTGTTGGCCCGAACGACGTAATTGACCTTATTTTGTACGGTAAAGAGAGCCAGGAGCAAAGCTTAACGGTCTCCCGTGATGGCACCATCAACTTGCCGGATTTAGGCCCAATTAAAGTAGGGGGGCTCACATTTGGTGAAGTAAAGAAGGTAGTAAAGGCTAAGGTGAAAGATGAAATGATTGGCCAAAGTGTGGCCATTAGTCTTAGTACCATGCGCAATATCAGTGTCTTTGTTGCTGGTGAGGCTAAATATCCCGGTTCCTATTCTTTACCAGCTTTGACCACGGTTACCCAGGCCTTATTTGTTGCCGGTGGTGTAAGTGACATCGGTAGCCTGCGCCATATCGTGATAAAGCGTGGTGGAAAAACGGTACGTCATTTTGATCTTTATGACTTATTGCTAAAAGGGGACGCGTCTGACGATATTCGCCTGCAATCCGGTGATGTTGTTTTCATTCCTCCTTATACCGGCCTTGCCGAAGTCAAAGGTGAAGTGCGCCGTCCGGCATTATATGAGCTAAATAAAAACGATACGCTAGGTGATTTACTTGCAATGGCAGGGGGAGCTGACTCAGACGCTTATCCTCAGTCATCGGTTCTGGAACGTATTAATGGTCAGAACCTTCGCGATATTCAAAACGTTAATTTAACAAACAAAAAAGCGCTAGATGAGAAGGTGAGAGGTGGTGATGTACTCCGCGTAGGAGCAACCTCAGACCAAGCAACCAACGCCATTGTATTAGCTGGTGCGGTAGTTCGTCCTGGTAAATATGCCTGGCATCAAGGTATGCATGTAAATGACTTGATTCGAAGCCTTTGGGGTGATTTACGGTTGTCTGCCGACCTTGACTACGCGCTTGTCATTCGTCAGGTCAATGCGTTAGGTGACATCCAAGTTCACCAGTTCCAATTGGGTAACGCTGTTACTAAACCCTCGAGTAAAGATAATCTAACGCTTCAACCTAAAGATATTGTCCTTGTCTTTAACTATGATGATGACAACATCAATCGAAAAGATCTCAACGACTATATAACTCAAGACCTGCAACCCGTTTTGACAGCATCAAGTGACCAGCGTTGGCTGACCGGCGACTTGATGAGTAATGGCTTCCAGTACATCCAAGATAATAACGATAAGAAAAAACAGGACGTTAATTCTGTTGCTGGCATGAATATCGATGATGCGGCTACGGCCAAACAGCAACAAGATGCCGCTAATCAAATGACTACTCAGAAAACTCAGCAGCTTGCTGATGGTACTGTTGTCACCACTAATACCACTAGTGGCTCTAGTGACACTGGGTTAAGTCAAGATGAGCAACAGTCAACATTATCAGATGAAGTGAATCATCTGCTATCTAACATTTATACCGACCCTAAGCTTATTGCTTTAACACCAGAAATGAAGCGCCAAGAGCTACTTTACCCCGTAATGGCCAAGCTTAATGCGCAAGCGCGTAATGGCGCACCGCTACAGGTTGTATCTATTACAGGTGATGTAAAAGTTCCTGGTAAATACCCGCTAAGTGTTAATGGCGACATTACAGGGCTAGTTAAAGCGGCCGGTGGCTTAAGTGCTTCGGCCTATTACGGGCGAGCTGAATTAACCCGTGCCAAGGGTAATAATAAAGATCTTAATGGTATTACTGTTACTCATAAGGCAATTGATTTAGAAAATGCGATGAAAGGTGGCAATGATAATGTTGCCTTGGTGAGCCGTGATAATTTAAATATTTTTGCCACTCCTGATTGGCAAGTTGATCGTACGGTTGAAATTCGCGGTGAAGTGCGTTTTCCTGGCTCCTACACTATTCATCGTGGTGAAACATTACATGATGTAATTCAACGCGCTGGCGGTGTAACGCAATACGCCTTCGTCGATGGTGCTGTCTTTACTCGTAAACAAGTTCAAGAGCGGGAACAAATTCAGGTTAATAAGCTGATTGAGCAGTTACGTAGTACTGTCGCTACTCGTGCTTTGTCATCTAATACAACTACGATTAGCTACCAAGATGCGACCAACATGATTGGCGAGCTCCAGAATATTAAACCTGTTGGCCGTCTCGTTATTGATTTACCAGATATTTTATCTGGAGATAAAGCTGCGGATATGCAGGCTGAGGACGGCGATATTCTCTATATTCCTCGTAAAACAACAACCATTTCTGTTGTGGGTGAAGTGCAATATGCCAGTAGCCATCGTTTTAAGAAGGGATTGAATGTTGAGGACTATTTGAACCTGTCTGGCGGCTTCCGTAAGCGTGCGGATGAAAGTCGAGTGTATGTAATCCGTGCTGATGGCTCCGTTATGATTCCCAATCAAAGCCATAGTTGGTTTACATCCAATGATGATAGTCAGTTGAAACCTGGAGATACCATTGTTGTACCTTTGGATACCGAGTATCAGGATAACTTGAAGACTTGGAGCAGCGTGACTTCAATTATTTATCAGAGTGCAGTTGCGTTGGCCGCAATTTCATCACTTTAA
- the rfaH gene encoding transcription/translation regulatory transformer protein RfaH: protein MRAKLNLNNQGFDTYLPRVLGSKISRGKRQQVETVLFPNYLFVQLDPEGGDFYKVRSTRGVNGFVRSGDKPARIPSKLIKTLALNEERLEKAGVLNDGYKAGQRVRLLNGPFKGLSAIYQMDDGETRIKVMIEILNQQSPVSISLKDVERI from the coding sequence ATGCGCGCAAAGTTGAACCTCAACAATCAAGGATTCGACACTTATCTTCCCAGAGTCTTGGGCTCAAAGATCAGTCGTGGTAAACGCCAGCAAGTCGAGACTGTTCTATTTCCAAACTATCTCTTCGTTCAGCTTGACCCCGAGGGGGGCGACTTCTACAAAGTACGCTCAACCCGCGGCGTTAACGGCTTTGTGCGAAGTGGAGATAAACCCGCCAGGATCCCTTCCAAGCTCATCAAGACGCTAGCCCTCAATGAAGAACGCTTAGAAAAGGCCGGTGTTCTAAATGACGGTTATAAAGCAGGTCAACGGGTACGGCTGTTAAATGGCCCTTTCAAAGGTTTGAGTGCCATCTACCAAATGGATGATGGCGAAACCCGTATCAAGGTGATGATTGAGATACTTAATCAGCAATCGCCAGTATCGATTTCCTTAAAAGATGTTGAACGTATCTGA
- a CDS encoding peptide MFS transporter, whose product MDKHVPEGTFLGHPKGLFLLFTTEMWERFSYYAMRAILVLYLVDKVEGQGGAGLGWSPEDAISLYGTFTMLVYLTPLIGGWLADNVLGQRRSIIIGGTLMAIGQFTLAAPHAMIPGLETQVFYAGLTLLILGNGLFKPNISTMVGDLYTEGDHRRDGAFTIFYMGINVGAFLAGILVAAAYEYFGHTEVIDGQSVFINDYQAGFAAAGTGMVLSVLIQLFFSNKLLGNIGKEPIGKLKKQEQQASEKPTGPLSKIERDRIKVIFVLGLFTIVFWAGFEQAGGLMNIYADKFTDRMLGSFEVPTAWFQSVNAMFIVIFAPILASIWIKLGAREPTSPIKFALGLLLLGLGFLFMVGASMQITDGTEDAKASMAWLVLAYLFHTLGELCLSPVGLSMVTKLAPVKLASFFMGLWFFFTGLANYVAGFIGSFIGVEGNHSAFIEQCKAKGLVAELDLKNCADALKEAAMVDKSLAIFGGLVAMGVIAALVLLLISNKLIDWMHGAEAKAHNVEDEMEVTADHEAVRKQH is encoded by the coding sequence ATGGATAAACACGTTCCTGAGGGCACCTTCTTAGGGCACCCTAAAGGCTTGTTTTTACTTTTTACAACGGAAATGTGGGAACGTTTCTCCTATTACGCCATGCGCGCCATTCTGGTGCTGTACCTGGTAGACAAAGTTGAAGGGCAAGGAGGAGCAGGCTTAGGTTGGTCACCAGAGGATGCGATATCCCTTTATGGCACCTTCACTATGCTGGTTTACCTCACCCCACTCATCGGCGGTTGGTTGGCCGACAATGTACTTGGCCAGCGCCGGTCTATTATCATCGGTGGTACCTTAATGGCCATCGGGCAATTTACCCTAGCCGCCCCTCACGCAATGATCCCAGGCTTAGAAACCCAGGTGTTCTACGCAGGCCTTACCCTGCTGATCCTCGGTAACGGGCTTTTTAAACCCAACATTTCAACCATGGTGGGTGACCTTTATACAGAAGGCGATCATCGCCGAGACGGCGCTTTCACCATTTTTTATATGGGTATCAACGTTGGCGCTTTTCTTGCCGGCATCTTGGTTGCTGCCGCCTACGAATACTTTGGCCATACCGAAGTGATTGATGGTCAAAGCGTGTTCATTAATGACTATCAAGCCGGTTTTGCAGCTGCCGGTACTGGCATGGTGCTGTCTGTACTCATTCAACTTTTCTTTAGCAATAAGCTCTTGGGTAACATTGGTAAAGAGCCAATAGGAAAACTGAAAAAGCAAGAGCAGCAAGCATCAGAAAAACCCACAGGCCCACTCAGCAAAATCGAGCGGGACCGCATTAAGGTTATTTTTGTCCTGGGCCTTTTCACCATCGTATTCTGGGCAGGTTTTGAACAGGCCGGTGGCCTGATGAATATCTACGCCGACAAGTTTACTGACCGCATGTTAGGTAGCTTCGAGGTGCCAACAGCCTGGTTTCAGTCTGTCAACGCCATGTTTATTGTTATCTTTGCGCCGATACTGGCCAGTATCTGGATAAAGTTAGGAGCCCGAGAACCGACCTCCCCCATCAAGTTTGCCCTAGGCCTGTTACTACTCGGCCTTGGCTTCTTGTTCATGGTTGGGGCATCAATGCAAATCACCGACGGTACCGAGGATGCTAAAGCCTCTATGGCATGGCTGGTATTGGCTTACCTGTTCCATACCTTAGGTGAGCTTTGCTTGAGCCCGGTGGGGCTGTCTATGGTAACGAAACTAGCGCCGGTGAAGCTGGCCTCTTTCTTTATGGGGCTTTGGTTTTTCTTCACAGGTCTTGCAAACTACGTTGCCGGCTTTATCGGTTCCTTTATCGGTGTTGAAGGCAACCACAGCGCTTTTATCGAGCAATGTAAGGCTAAAGGCCTCGTTGCAGAGCTCGACCTCAAAAACTGCGCCGACGCTCTGAAAGAGGCCGCTATGGTAGACAAATCACTGGCTATCTTTGGCGGCCTTGTGGCTATGGGCGTTATTGCCGCCTTAGTACTGCTGTTGATCTCAAACAAACTTATCGACTGGATGCATGGCGCTGAAGCCAAAGCCCATAACGTCGAAGACGAAATGGAAGTGACGGCCGATCACGAAGCCGTTAGAAAACAGCACTA